A region of Amyelois transitella isolate CPQ chromosome 11, ilAmyTran1.1, whole genome shotgun sequence DNA encodes the following proteins:
- the LOC106135054 gene encoding F-actin-uncapping protein LRRC16A isoform X3 — protein sequence MTLKKIAKMSMKSQISTELSDSISNVLGKNVKILYKSLIRMESRGDKVDNKVLVVTAYRIFITTTKVPTRIDNGFHLMEIEALESKKPNHLSITLVHEHKPVSILIGEEGSSEGVINAMHAMMAAFDDLFPNVAMEDIICKVNLPFQLQPVSGTRKHSTCGDFSNQYAAMCDLCQTPFRAEVAWDIDTIYLAHDIRMLHLKDFDHLEQRDLIPLIIALQHNTWFKGVCGDGVRAGGEAWESVCRLLRCASPAPQKLSWRAAALRHDHAARLGHALVRARHPPAMHTIDLSQNHIEDKGAISVLTGLANNTDGLQYIALSQCGVTGKTVTHLASMLNDNMNHLQTLSHLDLSHNNLKDDVHNLYNFLAQPNVLTHLNLTNTETTLENMWGALLRGCAARLSVLRAGRNPWSVSRRAKDPPPSFRQFFTACLALTDLDFSYCKMPPDALKSLLLGLACNESATGVQLNLSGVLSSSQAAHVLESCIHGVRCLQSLDLSDNSMEFELSGIVRAIGKNHSITHLSLSKLTGKRSYAPPLIQALVHVLQEPDTALTSLDLSDCKLKADLYGLLNALGGARRLRSLDVGGNMAGDAGARLLAKALQCNCTLHTLYIDRNAFSLQGLTDIATALRRSVSVRRVEFPGCDAACGGRGASERVAVLWRELHERLANNSTPSQAHTLRALALERAWAGGEAAAALAAQAAAALPPQPLPAALERAAAAAHHLLHQYLQRCGEVFAAMGGVNSSGEIVSLQAVRDAMAPCSGTLQDLLNSAVSRLALAACDTLEGGDGDAHAGPHVPDLLTAVAHSAATPLGCRRRERGTRRVRPKSVAEQQCSSNEMLSLPPLHAEAADALADLPAHTLRHLVKGRPRRTKTRAPTRPITDQSQDIDEGLEEFWRTCRTPPGSEEASLSARTPLTSRSLHSLSSLASPSPLRHSPTLQRDDTMYSVTSGESTPVLLECEVSRCKSSDNVGVKPATTPPPSRSSDNVNTMEGVEACVGGSIVGITPGAALTSSMLRDHPLTPEGAEA from the exons ATGACactaaagaaaattgcgaaaATGTCAATGAAATCGCAAATATCTACCGAATTGAGtg ataGTATAAGCAATGTTTTgggtaaaaatgttaaaatacttTACAAATCTCTTATACGAATGGAATCTAGGGGTGATAAAGTGGACAACAAAGTATTG gtTGTGACTgcctatagaatttttatcaCCACCACAAAAGTTCCTACAAGG ATCGACAATGGATTTCACCTGATGGAAATAGAGGCACTGGAAAGCAAAAAGCCCAATCACTTATCAATAACGCTTGTCCACGAACATAAGCCGGTGTCCATTCTAATAG GCGAGGAAGGCTCATCCGAAGGCGTTATTAATGCAATGCACGCCATGATGGCGGCTTTTGACGATTTATTTCCCAATGTGGCCATGGAGGATATCATCTGCAAG gtGAATTTGCCTTTTCAACTGCAGCCTGTAAGCGGCACGAGGAAACATTCAACTTGTGGTGATTTTTCCAATCAATATGCAGCTATGTGTGATCTCTGCCAAACAccatttag GGCTGAAGTAGCCTGGGATATAGATACAATATATTTGGCCCATGATATCCGAATGTTACATCTAAAAGATTTTGATCATTTGGAACAGAG AGACCTGATCCCGTTGATAATAGCGCTTCAGCACAACACGTGGTTCAAGGGCGTTTGCGGGGACGGGGTGCGGGCGGGGGGCGAGGCGTGGGAAAGCGTGTGTCGCCTTCTGCGATGTGCCTCACCCGCCCCGCAGAAACTAAGTTGGAGAGCTGCGGCACTTAGGCATGATCACGCTGCGAGACTGGGGCACGCGCTAGTGAGAGCCAGGCATCCGCCAGCTATGCACACTATTGATCTGTCGCAGAACCATATCGAGGATAAAG GTGCTATTAGTGTTTTAACTGGTCTGGCGAACAATACGGACGGTTTGCAGTACATCGCGCTCTCTCAGTGCGGCGTCACCGGCAAGACTGTGACGCACCTGGCTTCTATGCTGAACGACAACATGAACCATCTACAAACTTTGTCGCATTTGGATCtgtcccataataatttgAAGGATGATGTGCAT AACCTGTACAATTTTCTCGCTCAACCCAACGTTTTAACGCATTTAAATTTGACTAACACTGAAACTACGTTAGAAAAT ATGTGGGGAGCACTTCTCCGCGGGTGTGCGGCGCGTCTTTCGGTACTACGCGCTGGTCGCAACCCGTGGTCGGTGTCGCGGCGAGCCAAGGACCCGCCGCCCTCCTTCCGGCAGTTCTTCACCGCGTGCCTCGCGCTCACCGACCTCGACTTCTCCTACTGCAAGATGCCGCCCGACGCTCTCAA gAGCTTACTCCTCGGGCTGGCGTGCAACGAAAGTGCAACTGGCGTTCAATTAAACCTCTCCGGCGTGCTATCATCATCGCAGGCCGCCCACGTGTTGGAGTCCTGCATACACGGCGTGAGGTGCCTGCAGTCGCTGGACTTGTCAGACAATA GTATGGAATTTGAATTATCAGGAATAGTGAGAGCGATTGGCAAAAACCATTCAATTACCCATTTATCGTTAAGTAAACTGACTGGAAAGCGATCTTATGCTCCGCCTTTAATACAA GCCTTAGTTCATGTGTTACAAGAACCGGACACTGCCTTGACTTCGTTAGACTTGAGTGATTGTAAATTAAAG GCTGATCTGTATGGGCTACTGAATGCGCTGGGCGGGGCCCGTCGCTTGCGTTCCCTGGACGTGGGCGGGAACATGGCCGGGGACGCCGGGGCCAGACTCCTGGCTAAAGCGCTGCAGTGCAACTGTACGCTACACACCCTGTATATAGACCGGAATGCCTTCAGTTTGCAAG GTCTGACGGACATCGCGACGGCGCTGCGGCGGTCGGTGAGCGTGCGGCGCGTGGAGTTCCCGGGCTGCGACGCGGCGTGCGGCGGCCGCGGCGCCAGCGAGCGCGTCGCCGTGCTGTGGCGCGAGCTGCACGAGAG ATTGGCGAACAACAGCACGCCATCGCAAGCACACACGCTTCGCGCGCTCGCATTGGAACGCGCGTGGGCCGGAGGCGAAGCTGCAGCAGCTTTAGCGGCTCAAGCGGCCGCCGCACTGCCGCCGCAGCCGCTGCCTGCAGCGCTCGAGCGCGCCGCGGCCGCAGCTCACCATCTACTGCATCAGTACCTGCAG CGATGCGGCGAAGTGTTCGCGGCGATGGGCGGCGTCAACTCCAGCGGAGAGATCGTGTCGCTGCAAGCCGTTAGAGATGCAATGGCGCCTTGTTCTGGGACGCTACAAGATTTGCTCAA CTCGGCAGTGTCCCGGCTGGCGCTGGCCGCGTGCGACACGCTGGAGGGCGGCGACGGCGACGCGCACGCGGGCCCGCACGTGCCCGACCTGCTCACCGCCGTGGCCCACTCCGCG GCCACACCGTTGGGTTGTCGTCGTCGCGAGCGCGGTACCCGCCGCGTTCGCCCTAAATCTGTAGCGGAGCAGCAGTGCAGCAGCAACGAGATGCTGTCGCTGCCGCCGCTGCACGCGGAGGCCGCGGACGCGCTCGCCGACCTCCCCGCGCACACGCTGCGGCACCTCGTCAAAG GTCGACCACGTCGCACGAAGACTAGAGCGCCAACACGACCGATCACAGATCAATCACAAGACATAGATGAAG GCCTGGAAGAGTTCTGGCGCACATGCCGCACGCCGCCGGGCAGCGAGGAGGCGTCGCTGTCGGCGCGCACGCCGCTCACGTCGCGCTCGCTGCACTCGCTGTCGTCGCTGGCGTCGCCGTCGCCGCTCCGGCACTCGCCCACGCTGCAGCGAGACGACACTAT GTATAGCGTTACATCTGGTGAAAGCACACCCGTATTATTAGAATGTG AGGTGTCGCGGTGCAAGTCTTCCGACAACGTGGGAGTGAAGCCGGCGACCACGCCGCCCCCGTCACGGTCTTCCGACAACGTCAACACCATGG AAGGCGTGGAGGCGTGCGTCGGCGGCAGCATAGTGGGCATCACGCCGGGCGCCGCACTAACCA GCTCAATGTTGCGAGATCATCCATTAACTCCTG AAGGCGCTGAAGCTTAG
- the LOC106135054 gene encoding F-actin-uncapping protein LRRC16A isoform X5 yields MEIEALESKKPNHLSITLVHEHKPVSILIGEEGSSEGVINAMHAMMAAFDDLFPNVAMEDIICKVNLPFQLQPVSGTRKHSTCGDFSNQYAAMCDLCQTPFRAEVAWDIDTIYLAHDIRMLHLKDFDHLEQRDLIPLIIALQHNTWFKGVCGDGVRAGGEAWESVCRLLRCASPAPQKLSWRAAALRHDHAARLGHALVRARHPPAMHTIDLSQNHIEDKGAISVLTGLANNTDGLQYIALSQCGVTGKTVTHLASMLNDNMNHLQTLSHLDLSHNNLKDDVHNLYNFLAQPNVLTHLNLTNTETTLENMWGALLRGCAARLSVLRAGRNPWSVSRRAKDPPPSFRQFFTACLALTDLDFSYCKMPPDALKSLLLGLACNESATGVQLNLSGVLSSSQAAHVLESCIHGVRCLQSLDLSDNSMEFELSGIVRAIGKNHSITHLSLSKLTGKRSYAPPLIQALVHVLQEPDTALTSLDLSDCKLKADLYGLLNALGGARRLRSLDVGGNMAGDAGARLLAKALQCNCTLHTLYIDRNAFSLQGLTDIATALRRSVSVRRVEFPGCDAACGGRGASERVAVLWRELHERLANNSTPSQAHTLRALALERAWAGGEAAAALAAQAAAALPPQPLPAALERAAAAAHHLLHQYLQRCGEVFAAMGGVNSSGEIVSLQAVRDAMAPCSGTLQDLLNSAVSRLALAACDTLEGGDGDAHAGPHVPDLLTAVAHSAATPLGCRRRERGTRRVRPKSVAEQQCSSNEMLSLPPLHAEAADALADLPAHTLRHLVKGRPRRTKTRAPTRPITDQSQDIDEGLEEFWRTCRTPPGSEEASLSARTPLTSRSLHSLSSLASPSPLRHSPTLQRDDTMYSVTSGESTPVLLECEVSRCKSSDNVGVKPATTPPPSRSSDNVNTMGNGCARAAGKARPWSVAGLNPDSTACTTEGVEACVGGSIVGITPGAALTSSMLRDHPLTPEGAEA; encoded by the exons ATGGAAATAGAGGCACTGGAAAGCAAAAAGCCCAATCACTTATCAATAACGCTTGTCCACGAACATAAGCCGGTGTCCATTCTAATAG GCGAGGAAGGCTCATCCGAAGGCGTTATTAATGCAATGCACGCCATGATGGCGGCTTTTGACGATTTATTTCCCAATGTGGCCATGGAGGATATCATCTGCAAG gtGAATTTGCCTTTTCAACTGCAGCCTGTAAGCGGCACGAGGAAACATTCAACTTGTGGTGATTTTTCCAATCAATATGCAGCTATGTGTGATCTCTGCCAAACAccatttag GGCTGAAGTAGCCTGGGATATAGATACAATATATTTGGCCCATGATATCCGAATGTTACATCTAAAAGATTTTGATCATTTGGAACAGAG AGACCTGATCCCGTTGATAATAGCGCTTCAGCACAACACGTGGTTCAAGGGCGTTTGCGGGGACGGGGTGCGGGCGGGGGGCGAGGCGTGGGAAAGCGTGTGTCGCCTTCTGCGATGTGCCTCACCCGCCCCGCAGAAACTAAGTTGGAGAGCTGCGGCACTTAGGCATGATCACGCTGCGAGACTGGGGCACGCGCTAGTGAGAGCCAGGCATCCGCCAGCTATGCACACTATTGATCTGTCGCAGAACCATATCGAGGATAAAG GTGCTATTAGTGTTTTAACTGGTCTGGCGAACAATACGGACGGTTTGCAGTACATCGCGCTCTCTCAGTGCGGCGTCACCGGCAAGACTGTGACGCACCTGGCTTCTATGCTGAACGACAACATGAACCATCTACAAACTTTGTCGCATTTGGATCtgtcccataataatttgAAGGATGATGTGCAT AACCTGTACAATTTTCTCGCTCAACCCAACGTTTTAACGCATTTAAATTTGACTAACACTGAAACTACGTTAGAAAAT ATGTGGGGAGCACTTCTCCGCGGGTGTGCGGCGCGTCTTTCGGTACTACGCGCTGGTCGCAACCCGTGGTCGGTGTCGCGGCGAGCCAAGGACCCGCCGCCCTCCTTCCGGCAGTTCTTCACCGCGTGCCTCGCGCTCACCGACCTCGACTTCTCCTACTGCAAGATGCCGCCCGACGCTCTCAA gAGCTTACTCCTCGGGCTGGCGTGCAACGAAAGTGCAACTGGCGTTCAATTAAACCTCTCCGGCGTGCTATCATCATCGCAGGCCGCCCACGTGTTGGAGTCCTGCATACACGGCGTGAGGTGCCTGCAGTCGCTGGACTTGTCAGACAATA GTATGGAATTTGAATTATCAGGAATAGTGAGAGCGATTGGCAAAAACCATTCAATTACCCATTTATCGTTAAGTAAACTGACTGGAAAGCGATCTTATGCTCCGCCTTTAATACAA GCCTTAGTTCATGTGTTACAAGAACCGGACACTGCCTTGACTTCGTTAGACTTGAGTGATTGTAAATTAAAG GCTGATCTGTATGGGCTACTGAATGCGCTGGGCGGGGCCCGTCGCTTGCGTTCCCTGGACGTGGGCGGGAACATGGCCGGGGACGCCGGGGCCAGACTCCTGGCTAAAGCGCTGCAGTGCAACTGTACGCTACACACCCTGTATATAGACCGGAATGCCTTCAGTTTGCAAG GTCTGACGGACATCGCGACGGCGCTGCGGCGGTCGGTGAGCGTGCGGCGCGTGGAGTTCCCGGGCTGCGACGCGGCGTGCGGCGGCCGCGGCGCCAGCGAGCGCGTCGCCGTGCTGTGGCGCGAGCTGCACGAGAG ATTGGCGAACAACAGCACGCCATCGCAAGCACACACGCTTCGCGCGCTCGCATTGGAACGCGCGTGGGCCGGAGGCGAAGCTGCAGCAGCTTTAGCGGCTCAAGCGGCCGCCGCACTGCCGCCGCAGCCGCTGCCTGCAGCGCTCGAGCGCGCCGCGGCCGCAGCTCACCATCTACTGCATCAGTACCTGCAG CGATGCGGCGAAGTGTTCGCGGCGATGGGCGGCGTCAACTCCAGCGGAGAGATCGTGTCGCTGCAAGCCGTTAGAGATGCAATGGCGCCTTGTTCTGGGACGCTACAAGATTTGCTCAA CTCGGCAGTGTCCCGGCTGGCGCTGGCCGCGTGCGACACGCTGGAGGGCGGCGACGGCGACGCGCACGCGGGCCCGCACGTGCCCGACCTGCTCACCGCCGTGGCCCACTCCGCG GCCACACCGTTGGGTTGTCGTCGTCGCGAGCGCGGTACCCGCCGCGTTCGCCCTAAATCTGTAGCGGAGCAGCAGTGCAGCAGCAACGAGATGCTGTCGCTGCCGCCGCTGCACGCGGAGGCCGCGGACGCGCTCGCCGACCTCCCCGCGCACACGCTGCGGCACCTCGTCAAAG GTCGACCACGTCGCACGAAGACTAGAGCGCCAACACGACCGATCACAGATCAATCACAAGACATAGATGAAG GCCTGGAAGAGTTCTGGCGCACATGCCGCACGCCGCCGGGCAGCGAGGAGGCGTCGCTGTCGGCGCGCACGCCGCTCACGTCGCGCTCGCTGCACTCGCTGTCGTCGCTGGCGTCGCCGTCGCCGCTCCGGCACTCGCCCACGCTGCAGCGAGACGACACTAT GTATAGCGTTACATCTGGTGAAAGCACACCCGTATTATTAGAATGTG AGGTGTCGCGGTGCAAGTCTTCCGACAACGTGGGAGTGAAGCCGGCGACCACGCCGCCCCCGTCACGGTCTTCCGACAACGTCAACACCATGG GCAACGGATGCGCACGCGCCGCCGGCAAGGCGAGGCCCTGGTCCGTCGCCGGGCTCAACCCCGACTCCACAGCCTGCACCACAG AAGGCGTGGAGGCGTGCGTCGGCGGCAGCATAGTGGGCATCACGCCGGGCGCCGCACTAACCA GCTCAATGTTGCGAGATCATCCATTAACTCCTG AAGGCGCTGAAGCTTAG